CACATGTGACGGGGCGTTCTTCCGCGATCAGCCGGTGGCCGTCGTCGGCAACAACGACGAAGCGCTGGAGGAGGCGCTCTTCCTCACGAAGTTCGCCAGCCGGGTCCATCTGATCGTGCCCACGCCCCAGTTGAGGGCGCGGGAGCCGCTGATCGCCCAGGCCACGTCACACCCGAAGATCGAGATGCAGCTGAGCACGCGGCTGAAGGAGATCGTGGGAAACGGAAAGGTCGAGGGGATACGCATCCACCCGCGCGATGGCGAGGAACGGACGCTGCCGGTCAAAGGGGCGTTCATCTACCTCCAGGGCGCCAGGCCCATCACGGACTACCTGCTGGGCCAACTCGAGACCACCCCCGAGGGATGCCTGGTCGTGGATGAGGAGATGCAGACCAGCGTTCCGGGCGTGTTCGCGGCAGGCGATCTCCTATGCTCCCACATCAAGCAGGCGGTGATCGCCGCCGCCGACGGTGTGAAGGCTGCCATCGCCGCGGAGAAACACCTGCGCGGCCGCAAGGAGGCGCGCCCGGACTGGAAGTAATCCCGCTACGGGCAGGCCGAGGGCGTAGCGTCCGAGGTGGTCAGCTCCAAAGCCGGGGAGGGCGATGAGGCGGAGGGCAAAGCCCCTGTCTGCGCGTGGGTGTGCGTGAACACGTGGATCGCCTCCATCTTCAGGGACAGGCGGCGTCGCTGTCCCTCGCCGAGCTCCAGGCGCAGGAACACGGGATGAGCCAGGCGAACATAGAGGCATGGCCCATCGCCCGCACCGGGCGTGAGCACGCGCGCCCGCAGCATGTGGTCGAACCCCTGAGGCTCGTCGGCCACGATGACGGCCTCCACGAGGTTGCGCGCCACGCTGGGGCGCAGGGGGCGATCCTCCCGCACGAACATGATCTCCTCCGGCCGGATGCCGAACAACAGCTCCTGGCCGGGGGCATAGGGGGCGTCCGGCGTGATCAGCTCACCACCCGCCCACCGCACGCGCAACCCGTCCGCCAGCCGCTCCATCACCCGCCCTCGGAACACGTTCCGCATCCCCATCGCCACGGCGACCTCCGGCGTGGCCGGATGCCGGAACACCTCATCCCGTGCGCCGTTCTGGATCACCCGCCCCGCCGCCACCACGACGATACGCTGGGCCAGGGTGTACGCCTCGGCCAGATCGTGGGTCACCAGCAGCATCGGTATGTTGTACCGGGCCTGGACTCGACGCAGCTCCTGGCGCAGATGCTCGCGCAGCGGGGCGTCCAGCGCGCCCAGGGGCTCGTCCAGGAGCAGGATGTCCGGCGACGTGACCAGCGCCCGGGCCAGGGCCACCCGCTGCTGCTCACCCCCGGAGAGCTCGTCCGGGCGGCGATGCTCCAGCCCCTGCAGCCGCATCAACCGGACCATCTCCTCCACCCGGGCGGCCCGCTCCGACCGCTCCAGCCGGTGTAACCCATACGCGATGTTCTCGGCCACGCTCAGGTGGGGAAACAGGCCATAATGCTGAGGCACATAGCCCACCCGTCGCCTCTGAGGTGGCAGATCGATCCCGGCCCGACTGTCGAAGAGCGTCCGCCCGCCGATGACGACGCGGCCAGCATCCGGCCGAAACAGCCCGGCGATGGTCCGCAGCGTGATGCTCTTTCCCGACCCGGACGGGCCGAACAGCGCGATCAACTCCGTGCCCGCCTGGAAACGGATATCCAGGCTCAACAGGGGCAGCGCATGACGCACATGCACATCCAACAACTTCCCGATCTCCTACGCCCGGCCTCGCTGAAGCAATAGACGCAACGAAACCAGCAACGCCAGCGCGACGGCCGTCAGCAGGGCGACCAGCCAGTTGGCGCGCGCCTGATCGCCCGCCTGCACCGCGTCATAGATCGCGATGGGCATCGTCTGCGTGCGCCCCGGGATGTTCCCCGCCACCATGAGCGTGGCACCGAACTCCCCCAGGGCACGGGCAAAGGCCAACACGGTCCCGGCCAGGATCCCTCGCCAGGCCAGAGGCAGCGTCACGGTAAAGAAAATGGCCAGCTCCGATCGCCCCAGCGTCCGGGCCACATCCTCGATCTCCGGGGCGACGCCCTCCATCGCCGCCCGGGCCGACTGCACCAGCAGGGGTAACGCCACGATGGTCGCCGCGACCACAGCACCCCGCCAGGTGAAGACCAAGGGGATGCCGAGGGCGCTCAGCCAACGCCCCAGGGGACTTCGCTGTCCCAACAACACCAGCAGGTAATAAACACGGTGGGGGGCATCACCATCGGCAGGGCGGTGAGCGCATCCAACGCCTGCAACAGCGGATGACGCCGCCTGGCCAGCAATCGTGCCAGAGCGACGCCGATCACCAGCGCGATCAGGGTGGCCGTCGAAGCCACCCGCAAGGATAACCACAGCGGCTGCCAGACCATCAACGCCCCTCCGGGGGATCGAAGCCATGCCGCTGCAAGATGGCCTGGCCCGCAGGCCCGCCCACGAACTCGACGAAGCGACGAGCC
The DNA window shown above is from Chloroflexota bacterium and carries:
- a CDS encoding FAD-dependent oxidoreductase, which codes for MYDVIIIGGGPAGASAAIYTARADLRTLVIDKGLTAGALGITTKISNYPGVPGPISGAELVEIMRRQAESFGAEFITDKVIGVNLRSDPKEIMAGQGTFHARAVILATGSMGRASTVPGEETFLGRGVSYCATCDGAFFRDQPVAVVGNNDEALEEALFLTKFASRVHLIVPTPQLRAREPLIAQATSHPKIEMQLSTRLKEIVGNGKVEGIRIHPRDGEERTLPVKGAFIYLQGARPITDYLLGQLETTPEGCLVVDEEMQTSVPGVFAAGDLLCSHIKQAVIAAADGVKAAIAAEKHLRGRKEARPDWK
- a CDS encoding ABC transporter ATP-binding protein, translated to MLDVHVRHALPLLSLDIRFQAGTELIALFGPSGSGKSITLRTIAGLFRPDAGRVVIGGRTLFDSRAGIDLPPQRRRVGYVPQHYGLFPHLSVAENIAYGLHRLERSERAARVEEMVRLMRLQGLEHRRPDELSGGEQQRVALARALVTSPDILLLDEPLGALDAPLREHLRQELRRVQARYNIPMLLVTHDLAEAYTLAQRIVVVAAGRVIQNGARDEVFRHPATPEVAVAMGMRNVFRGRVMERLADGLRVRWAGGELITPDAPYAPGQELLFGIRPEEIMFVREDRPLRPSVARNLVEAVIVADEPQGFDHMLRARVLTPGAGDGPCLYVRLAHPVFLRLELGEGQRRRLSLKMEAIHVFTHTHAQTGALPSASSPSPALELTTSDATPSACP